Genomic DNA from Dysidea avara chromosome 10, odDysAvar1.4, whole genome shotgun sequence:
ATGTCTTCTGCTGGCCCACTCGCATGTGGTGTGACTAGTGTTGAGTGCTTCAAAGTCGGCACATTTAGCAACAAAATAGAAATCCATATTAGCGCATATAAAAATATAGATTTGATTAAAAAGTTCAAGAGGCGTTTCGAAATTCAAATTTTTGTTCGAAACGGTAAACACGTGAACACGGCATGTTTCGCTTAATGGCTGCTGGAAGGATATCTAGACTACCTGCTGTTTGGGAGGCTCTTCATCTGGCACCTACTAGCTTTGGTGGATCTTCCGCTCAGTCATGTCCTGTATCGATGGCCCACGGGCATGGCAAGCATACCCTACCCGGCCTAGGCTACGATTATGATGCCTTGGAGCCGCATATCTCCACTGAGATTATGCGATTACACCACAGCAAACATCACGCAACATACGTGAACAACTTGAATGCCGCGGAGGAGAAACTTCAAGAGGCCACTGCCAAAAGTACTTGATTTTCTATATAGTGCAAACCACACGTGTACTGTTTGTACAGGTGACGTGAACACGATCATTGCTCTCCAACCAGCACTGAAGTTTAATGGTGGAGGTCATATCAATCACTCCATTTTTTGGACTAACCTGACCCCAAATTCTACTGGAGGACCAACAAGTTTGGAAGATGCTTTGCCGTCAGAAACATAAGTGTACTTATCTGTACTTGTAGGTGAACTAAAGGCTCTGATTGAGAGAGACTTTGGGTCGGTCAAGACAATGCAGGAACAACTGTCAGCAGCTTCTGTGACTGTACAGGGCTCAGGCTGGGGATGGTTGGTAAGGGAGAATGTACAGTTTAGTCAAAAATTATACGCACCTTCCATCATCCtgatattaattaattaattaattaaagcaGTGTAATTTTATGACAATAATTTTGACCTTAAGGTATGTTACATATAGGAGCTAGGGTAATTGTGTATAGATGTGTACTATTCACAGTCTTCATTCTCAATATCAAGTACAGTAGTGATGTGTCATATCATATTAGGGGTACAACAAGGATAAGAAGAGACTACAACTGGCAACATGTACAAACCAAGATCCTCTCCAACCTACTACAGGTACTGACTATACTAACTATACATGATAGTTGTACAAAACCTTTAGAAGTATATAGGGCTTGTATTGAGGAAGAGAGCTGGTTTAAGGATCAGCCTTTTTGTGACTGATCATGAGTGTGTTAAAACCAAACAtacatgagtgtgtgtgtgagtaggGGGGAGATGTACCTGAATGAATGGCATGTACGTAAGTGGTAGTTACACTATAGGTGCTCACACACAATGAGGTGGGGGGAGTACTAGCCATGGCTATAATATGGTTTTCAGTAAGTTCACCGAATTCCCAAATTAGTCCAGGAAGCTTAGTAGAGCATGCACATGTGTGTCACAACTCACAAGGTAATCATGTAACTTATTGAAGCTTAACTAGTAAGAGAGACTGGTTTCATGTGAATTTACCTACTGCAATTCTTTGGGTAAGTACCCATGAAAATGAAATTTTCTCCTTTATGAGTTGGAACGAAAATgagtgttgttgttttttcagCAACAGAAGTATAGAAATGCATTTCTTGTATAGTTTAAAGTgttatagatagttcaggtatAGATGATTGTGACTTTAAAATAATTGCTAATTTGCTGTGCCCAAATCTTTAGTGATACTAAGGTTTTGTTTTCCCTAACAGAATCACAAAAATGTAGAACTCGGTCCCTTTATCAATATTCTGCTCAGTAAATATGCTCTCATGATATTTCGGTCAGTGTGGTCAATTGTGTAATTTCATTTCGGGATTGTGCACTAGCAAAACAATTTGCTACGTAAATATTTCACACAAGCCAAATGGGTACAGTAGATTGCAAGACAGTTGTCAGTTACAATTCCTTTTACTGGTGGGCAAGTGAAAAACAGCCAATCGTATACTTTGTAAGAACTTGAAAGTCTGGCTGCCTATCATTGGTTAATTTTCACGCGAGTTCTCAGAATTTTTTGTATGACAACCAAGATGCACAAACACTGTACTTGTGTTCCTAGTAGGGCATGGAATATTTTTGCTATTTGAATACTACATAATAGTATACATCATCATCCTGTGTTGTTTCAGGTTTGGTTCCACTGTTTGGGATTGATGTGTGGGAACATGCCTACTATTTGCAGTACAAAAATGTCAAACCAGATTATGTGAAGGCCATTTGGAATGTGGTCAATTGGGAGAATGTTGCTGAACGACTAGCTGAAGCAGCAAAGTAGTTCATCAAACAATTTTTATGTTTTATCCAAGAAATAAATTATGTGTGGTGTAACTAGTGTTGTGTGAGTACAAATATTCATCTCTGCATTAATTAATTTATGGACTCTTGATTTGAGGTAAATATCGTACCTAATAAAATCAACAATCTGAAACGAAAGTAGATCTGGCAGCACCACTGCTTTGTTTAGGCGACCGGAATCAAGATTTTTTGATTGGCTAAATCAGTTTGTCGTAAATTCTCGTTTTGCAGCAACGAGTTAGTTTACTAAGGCGCCTGACTACGCTTGCAGTATCTGAGTATGAACTATCCTCTCGACGGCTTACTGCCGTCTGATTCTTACTCCCGGTCGTAGATGGTTCTACAGAACTAGTCTCGTGGCAGTGACTACCTCGTTGATTACTTCATACGGCGCGGTTTTTTCGGCGAGGGTGATCCGCCCTCACATGCCTCAAGACCATGGATCCACAACGGAGACCGAAGAGACGTCCCACTAAGGTATGTTACGCATTTATATGGTTTTGTATGTCACATGCTTATAATGTCTCCACTCCCATGGGAAATTCCACTTGGgaaattcacacacacacaggcaggGCCGCCAAGAGAAtttagggggcccagggcaaatcAAGAATGTGGGGCTCTATAACTACAGTTAATGTAGCTTTGGGGCCTGGGGCCCAGGCAGATTGCCCCAGTTTCCccctagtctcgtgtggccagaccctttccgcgcagccgcttatcgattagaaattataagtgccgcgctacaagggtctggaatagttcgtGAACATGAAATTTTTTGACACGTTATTGGTGACAATTGATGGACTGGGTAACACCTAAAATACGAAGGTACAAAATGCAACGTGTGTTCCCTTGAATCTTTAGTCTGTTCTGACCGGCAATTCCGCTTAAATGTTTCGCCTACTTTCCTTTTACCTCGAGATGAACTGAGCTTGTTTGTCTTTATTCAACCGTACTTGTTGAAGATTCAGTAGTAGGTAGAAGGCAAAACCCACACGGGTCGATAGTCGTCATCCCCAGAGGCTTTCTTCAGCTCGTTCTTCAGTAATCAGACTACTTTGGCGATTGAGGGATCGTGTGAGCCAATTTACACTCCCCAACCTCTGGGGATTGTAGATTTTTTAAATATgtgaactgttccagacccttgtagcgcggcgcttataatttctttcaaatcgataagcggctgcgtggaaagggtctggccacgcgagactagtttcCCCCTGCCCTGTCGGCGGCCCTGCGCACAGGCATACACCAGGAGCGATCTAGGAAAACGAAAGCAACAAAATCAAGATTGTCCATTCTTTATTTAGAGTTTCGGCacctaatcatacagtatgatagtgctgtatagtagggaccacaaaggagtaggcatggcccatgaaataatatcacccaaaaaccagcctcaattatTCTTGACGATGATGATGCAgccaaaactaagcccaaacaagccttcagattgacccgaaatgctttcaacaagttgctacggaatttaaaaaatacatttattttctactgactgagtaactgatgccttcagacaggcGTAACttaataacggctaaggctacgggcttgatttttcactgttcaacattgcttcggcccgagaggtgcctttggcataccgcagtatgtacaatgcattcttcatggacttgccagtatcctcctttgtgttccattcatctttgctgacagcaaaaagtgttgccgtgtgatttggcggtagcatgtaatagcttcccttcgtaatgaaaatcatccgtatttttcatagtggctattttgattacattggtgctttttgaacagttcttgatttgaaatgctgtgtaatgggttgaacatatcTGACAACAAAACGTacgatacttcacttttcagacaataattaatataaatgagacgtgcggcaccatttcttacttcggtatgtgtggattgcagaggtgcttttcaaacagttcttgattagaaatgctgtgtaatgggttgaacatagctgacaacagatactctacttttcagacaataattgatatagctggggcacatggcgccatttcagatgcgatatgcgtgggttcaccagtcataataattttgtatAAAAAGTTAACtagcaagtacacaaaaattttggaattttcaactagagtagggaccatagcacttcaaaaaaatgtactgaaacaagctggagtagtgcacgatattaaatcacagtaaagcaataagaagtgttatatccctactatgcatttccattatggtatcttgaacacagtagggatataacacttcttatcattttactgtgatttaatattgtgcactactccagatTGTTTTAGtaatttttatcaatgtgctatggtccctactctagttgaaaattccttgcGTACTTATCTAAAATAGGGCTgagacgaatattgaaatttacctttgaacatttgctaataaaatgttcgaacaagCTTCGGCGTTAACTTTCTAGTTACAAGTTttctttgcaacatattcacaTCCTTCTTAACTATTTAATAAGCATTTGAaaaaagtgcatagcagcagtactgaatgatgcgATCGATTGATTGCAATGGGCGTTGTCCATGCATTATtgatcactttataaggtgttttacgGCACAATTATGGAAGCAAGCTAAACtgcgatggtttaaaagtgggcgtcACACAGAAGATTGATCGTGCAAGGTGGTAGTCCTTGGAGTGACAGATAGCTTGCTGTAGCTATGATTTTGGGTGGTTTCCTTCAATACTCAATAATGAAAGATGACCACCTGACCACATCAAAATTGAGGAACTGGCTGAatctactttgcctggcctaaccTCAAACCCAACAGTTACAAACGATGCCCTAATTCTAGATGTGTGTCCTAATCCTAGTAGGagtgctgttcctaatcctaggggtgGTTTTCCTAATCCTGGGAGCACTGTTATCTTAGGAGTGCTTTCCTAATCTTATGGGTGCTGTTCTTGTAGGTGTTGTATATTCCAACTAATCTAGAGTTTCTATTCTCTTGAGAAGCAGAGTTTGAGACTTTGGTCATCTTATTCAAAATATAGATACCCCACCTGAATTGGAAGCACACGTATAGTGCAACTACTTGTCTATCCACGTTTTGCGCCGTAAGTTTTGAATCACTCTTAAGATGCTGGCTTACTGCTTGGATACAGCTGCACCAACCAAaagatttttctttttgtcaaTTTTACAGATTTTCTGGCTGAACAAACAGCATGTATGATAGCTAAGTCAATGCATCAAATATAATCCGTTTCTCGTACCATTCTGTATTTCTAATTCGCTCTTTGCCAGATCCACCTGTTACTACCATCGTTTTGTCTTCAGGTTTGCTATAGTCCCAGGTGTCTGTGGTTTGAACAGATACAGTAGAATTTCATCTCGATCTTCATCTACTTTTGAAATCTCCGATATCACTTCACTGTCTTCACTAAGGCTGTCGAATAACATACAGAGCCTGACAGCATTCATGTATATGTTGTGTGCACTGTATTTGATACCGTAAAAAAATGTGAGTGAATGCACTCACCAATATACAATGTACATACAAAGATGATACAGTTATTTTTTCTCACAGCTCCTTGATAGTTACTGAATTAGcatcatgcagtacagtagtactggaTATTAAGAATCATGGTTtatactttctcacaaaaaatgttgaccagaaataccttcatggtgccttggcagtattggttaggtacaatcaaacccaaaagtgccttcagtaaaACCCGAAATACtcccaataagttgctacaattttttttccAATTATTCAGTGGATTTTTTGCTGATTGATTGACTAACTAATTGACGCCTTCAGAAAAGTGCAACTCAATAAtaactaaggctatgggcttgatttttcactgttaattGTCGTTTCAGCCcaacaagtgccttttggcataccacagtatgtacaatacatgcatcactGACTTAGCTTTGTCTACCTTTGTGTCtcatctttttgctgacagcacaaggatTAGTGAGGATTTTAATTTGGCAAATTTTAGCTGTGTTTACCAAAATAAGATCCTGCCAGTATACTTTGCCTAGATGCAACCATTTGGCAATTTACAAAGTAACAGTCAAACAATAAATATGGTTCATTACCAATTTGCCAACACAATGCCTGCTAATCATGCCATGTATACTGTAATTCATACATGTAGTTGGGGCATGCCTTATGGTATGTCTGGTACCATCCTTCTTTTGGTATAGTATGCACTGGTTCACCGATAAAAAAGTAAACTAACAATTACAATGATGTCTATGTTTAATAAGGGATCATAAAGTAATGATCTAcatctgaagatatactagtggacatttattccCTAATTCAGATATGGCTTAATATATCTGCAGTTGAAAGTGACctcctactttttatttctatgattcctttGATTTCCTAGTGTTTGTACTAAAaatgaaaactacatggaccAGAATGTTGACCTTGGTGTAACTGACATGTGTTGGGTCATTTCTAAAAATTTGGTAAGCATGTGCTACTGTGGCATAAAGTAGTGAAGATTGCAAAATTTTGTAAATTTAGCATAAAGGTTTCTCTGTGAATCTTCCATTGTCAAGTTGGCACTACTGTATGAGTGTTTGATCAAATGTCTAGGGTTTTGGGGGTGCAATTAGTTTCCTGCATAAATGCACTAGTGAACGTATCTTGACATCTGTCTAGCTTCACCCCCTGACTTCATACTATTTGGTCTTTAGTGTTGCCTATAGCTCATTGTGATATGTTAGCTATGTTATATCCCTAGGTGTGTTGCTTGTATTTGACTGTAGGTAGTGTAGTATTTTTTACACTACCTATGGCCTGAATGGAAAGATTATTAAAGTGTTAACTGGGAAACAGTTTACACAGCTGGGACCTGGAGAAACAGTTGGAACCTGTTTAGGCAGTGGCATAGAAGACATATTAGGCTTGCTTCTGTTGTGCTGGTATAAAAGCATTAGCTAACATACCTGGTAACAGGCAAAATCTCTATGTGGGATCTGATGAGCGTTGGCTTTGGCACCTTAACTCTGTGTTCAGTTCATCCCACATCACCAGTTCTGATTACCAAAAATGACCCACTAGTAACCGCATTCTGTGACCGGCTTCAAATGGAGCAAGTCATTACCCATTGAAAACACAAACCATTGCTGAGCAATGTAACTGTTAATTGGATAGCACATATTCTTGGGTGTGGCAAAACCTATTTAAATATATGCTACCCAAACTAGAAATGCTACATAAACACTTAAATTTTATCACCAAATAATTCAGTATCATTTTGGGTTAACCATAGTAGAGTTCTACTGTAATGTGATATAAATGATAAAAATAGTAAGGCATCTGAGATTTTAGAGATTATGTTTTATGCTATACTTAAAAATCCAATGCTTTGAGCAAACTAGCTGTAGGACAAAAATTAAGACTGCTATGACTACGCTTAAGCTTGATTGAACAGTTAgttacttgactgttctattagagtattttgattgttAGGAGGTGAAAATTAGTGTTACTGATGGATGTTAGTTAAATGCAATTGTATACATGCTACTGAAATCAGTTTTTTTGCCATGATGAATTTACAGCAATAAATAAAGCTAGTTAGACTGCCACCGAACAAACTTTAAAAGTTGGattctgtcaaaaccacagaaaccCACCACTGGGTTCAGATGGGACTTAGGATAAGTATGCACACCTTCACCTGTAAACATGGTGACTCCTCCTAGACTGGCCTGGGTTCAGATGGGACTTAGGATAAGTATGCACACCTTCACCTGTAAACATGGTGACTCCTCCTAGACTGACCAGTATGTGTTATTGACTAGTTGTGTTGGAGtatttgataaacagttctcCAATTTTCTGGTATAATGACCATCTTCTTCACTAGTGGGTTgtgtaataaaataaataaattagctcaCATGATCTGTGATGTCACTACAGAAGGAGTGTTACACGATCCAACAAGCAGTTGAGAATAATGATATTACTATGTTAAAAGAAATGATAACTCATGGAGTTGATGTGAATTGTACTAGTGCTAAAGATAAATCTGGAGTGAGTGATATTGTGTAGTGTGATAATGTGCAATTTGTCCATATATGGAAATGTAAGTACAGAGGTGTGTCCACACTGCTTATTAGTTAGCAGCCATCTCTTTATGAATTGATCATGCAACCATTACTCTTAATAGTGACACTCAAATATTTTGTGTATTAATTATTTGAGTGTTACCTTGACAACATCTTGTCCAGGAACACTTCACATTACCTCACTGGTCATCATCCAGTATCAAGTGTGATGATCACCTAACAGTCATGTTGTGTGTGGTATGGAACGTGATCAACATCAAATGTTGTTGGTGTGGACAAGTGTGGTATATAGATCCTTGATTATGAAATAATTGTTGAATTAGAGTATTGGGTTTCAGTCATGTGTTGTATTGGAGTAAACTAATAACTGTAAACCGACAACTTACACATGCACTTGTTCTAATTAAAGTACAGCAACAACTGAACTATCCTAATTACAACACACCAATAATTACAGATGCATAAGAATACAAATAATACTACGCATAAACAACAATAATAGTCTGTTCTACATAACAGATTTGCATTTTTTGAGTTTAGACCACCAAGTTACTAGTTTGTGATGTGGTAAAGCCATATAACTGTTGTATTCCTACAGCTCTCCACTACTCCACTACACCTGGCAGTAAAACATGGTAATAATGACATAGTCCACCTATTACTGGAGGAGGGTGCTGATATTAATGCTAAGGACTTTGTGAGTAGTGTATGATGTGATGTAGTGTATGAGTTATATGGCTTTACTGATATATTAGTGTAGAGGGAGTGGCTTAGTGTATTGTGGAGATTAGGGGGTGGGGTTAATAGGGTCATGTGATCATTTCCAGTATCAGATACTAATCCATGAGTCATATCAGTGACCTGTCTGTCCAGTAATttgatggctgcaggttcgaggttgcccaggtccagtcatgaattttttctcctttctccacctttacaaacacactttatgtaacaactttaaacaggctgtaggaccaggtgtcctacagaccttcagcacttgtgctgtaaagtcttaataaataaaagtaaATAAAAATATTTGAGTATAGAAAAcgtacttttagccattacttggtgtttacctgtgcatgattgcagtatagcggacacgcccatttacAATTGATCgatcgcgtcattcagtactgctgctatgcacttaccaaatgcttacaaacttattaaatagatTTAGAAAGGTAAAacctaagaaggatgtgcataaatacaagaaaacctgtaacttgaaagctaacaccgaagcttcaaatgttcgaacattttattagcgaatattcgaaggtaaatttcaatattcgtctcAGTCCTACTTTTACCAAAAAGTCAATTAGTAAGTATATTTTTTAATGAGAAGTTCTAGCCAAATACATGATTCATTCTACAAGCCGCAATTTTAAAAGCTGCAGCCACCAGATTCACTACACAATATAAAATTATCTGTTCATAATTGAAACTAATTTCATTGCTTCCATTTAGCATGTAAAAGCACTTATTTCAATGAGCAATAAATCCGTGAGAGAAATTTAATGTTAAAAATTGGTCACCTCGTGAAATTAAGTGTCGCATAGTTTAATCTTTGAATGGAAATTAGTCTGCAAGAAAACTCCATTATAACTACACTAATGGTGAGGACTATGTGGAACATGTCACAACCAGCCATACACTTGTGAAGGTGTGTACATGACATGTTTTGTGTGCTGAGtgtttatgtatgtagttaatgtgtatgtgtagttgtgTTAAGTTGCTGTACAAAAGTTACCGTATACCAGAGAGTTTGGTGGGATAACTTTGATAAATTTGCAACAATAGTATTTGGCAAGAAAAGGTTTGGCtaattggggtgagcctgagtgaGCCCCGCAATGGCAGTAGTCACTTCGTATGTCCGACCATTCCCGATAGTTTATGTAACAAACACGGACAGCCCCACACTGGTTGTAATTGCTCACGTAGGTACAACCATTCCTGAGAGTTTACGTAGCAAACATGGAAAGTCCCATACTGGCAGTGCTTGCTCAACCGTACGTACGGCAATTCAACCGTACGTACGTGTGTATTATACAAAtttaaagacaaaaaaaaaaaaaaatccagaGAGTTTACGTAACAAATGTATGTAACGGGCAtcgggtgtacatatcaggcaaacccCCCACCGCCGCGTACATGTATTAATCCTCGGAATACAGTAAAGGCATACAATTCATACACTACATCTCATCACATAATACATTAGCTCACCTGGTCCACAACATTGACATTAGCTCCCTTCTCAACTAGGAACTTCACCATATCCTCACTACCCCTCACTACAGCACAGTGTAGAAGTGGTTGACCCCACTGTGGGAACGTTATGACTACATCACATCACACTATTCTGAtatgatcatgtgatgttttTACACTACACTAGTAAACTATTGGATACTAGCTAGTTACCAGTCACTAATACATCATCAACATTATCAAGACATTATTGTGTTATTGTGATGTCACAGTTATGTGTAGTTACTGTCCTACTATTGTGAAGGATAACATTTCATCATTACTGTACGGTGTGGACAAATACTCTAATCTAATGATGAGGATCACATGAGCTGTTTCTTGTTCAGTAACTAATACTGTGCTATATATCATAATTATGGCTATGGCACAACATCATAAATACTAAATACAGTGGCTCGCTGTGGCTGCATTGTCACAAAAACAATACCACAAGTATAGTGCTATTTGGAATTCACATTATCTGTCACCTTATAAGGTGctttaaggctgcaactatggtagcaagctgaactgtgatggtttaaaagtgggtgtggcagaCGAAGATCGATCAcgaagagacgaacattgatcacgcgagaggaataagcagctgcaataaagatggCGACGTTTATTTGTAgttctttcgtagactatgagtACATTATGAaacttcgaaggatacttttataatttgaagtttacttaaccttcgaacccatgAAGCATttgaagcttcgtcccagccctagttaAAAGATAGTTTGCATTTACACTACTAAAAAACTTTTGTTTTTTAACAACCTCTAACAATCATTACTAAAGTTGTACCAGTTTCTTCTAGGGGCtttaaaacaaaattaatattttcaCATAATGTCTGATAAGTCGCATAACCTCGTGACAAGCAAAATACTACATGGTTGAAATATGTCACGAATTTTAATATTGCGAATTGATCTAGACGTGACATTAAAGAAAACCCACTGTTATAATACAGTACAAGCTgtacatgtcctaggataataATTAAACATGTCACTCTCACACAGACACAATGCTCACACTTTCACACACTTGAATATTTCACACTATTACAAGTATTACACATACACGTTTCACACATTCAGCCCATTGGTGTGTATAGACATGTGATTCATGTTAACTGAGTGTGTCATACACTAGATATGCTAACACTGAAATTTACATACAAAATTTTTATTGTTAtgagtgtgtgtatagtgttttgtgttgtgtgttatCCAGATGATTGTTACCTCATCTGTTATGTGGTGTGTTATGTCATCTACACAGTACATTGTTAACACTACAGACATGTACTCAcactatacactacacacatcatTGGGCTTGTATGTATAGCCattagtgtatgttctattagagtatttgtccaCACTATACAGTAATGATGAAATGTTATCCTTCACAATAGTAGGACAGTAACTACACATAACTGTGACATCACAGTAACACAATAATGTGTTGATAATGTTGATCATGTATTAGTGACTGGTAACTAGCTAGTATCCAATAGTTTACTAGTGTAGTGTAAaaacatcacatgatctaaTATGTTGTGAAATATTAGAATAGTGTGATGTGATGTAGTCATATAACTGTACAGGATGGCGATACACTTCTACATCTTGCTGTAATTAGAGGTAGAGTGGATATGGTGAAGTTCCTAGTTGAGAAGGGAGCTAATGTATTATGTGATGAGATGTAGTGTATGAATTGTATGGCTTCAGCACTAAAGTAACAGATTGTTGTGTTGTTAACATGTTGTTGTGTTCGAGTTCtgatcatctaatagaacacacaccagtGAACAACACTGAGATGGCTTGAACCTGTTTTGTTAGAATTTTGTGTTATGCACAATGTATTATTGTATAACagaaaagtttggcaaatttgacAGTGAGAAGTGTTTTTGAATTAGCTAAttgtttgtccaatacaaatctgtattagtTACTAACTTTTTCTTGCCAAATACTATTGTTGCAAATTTATCAAAGTTTTCCCACCAAACTCTCTAGTATACGGTAACTTTGTACAGCAACTTAAcacaactacacatacacattaattacatacataaACACTCAGCACACAAAACATGTCATGTACACACCTTCACAAGTGTATGGCTGGTTGTGACATGTTCCACATCATCCTCACCATTAGTGTAGTTATAATGAGTTTTTCTCATAGACAAATTTACGTTCAAAAATTAAACTATGCGACACTTAATCTCACGAGGTGACAAATTTGTAACATTAAATTTCTCGCACAAATTAATGCTCATTGAAATAAGTGTTTTTACATGCTAGATGAAAACAATGGAATTTGTTTGTAATATGAACAGATATATTGTTTTGAAGTTTATAATGTGTAGCGAATCTGGTGGCTGCAGCTTTTAAAATTGTAGCTTGTAGAATGAATCATGTATTTGTCCAGAACTTCTTATTAAAAATATACTGTACTTACTAATTGATTT
This window encodes:
- the LOC136237290 gene encoding superoxide dismutase [Mn], mitochondrial-like, whose amino-acid sequence is MFRLMAAGRISRLPAVWEALHLAPTSFGGSSAQSCPVSMAHGHGKHTLPGLGYDYDALEPHISTEIMRLHHSKHHATYVNNLNAAEEKLQEATAKSDVNTIIALQPALKFNGGGHINHSIFWTNLTPNSTGGPTSELKALIERDFGSVKTMQEQLSAASVTVQGSGWGWLGYNKDKKRLQLATCTNQDPLQPTTGLVPLFGIDVWEHAYYLQYKNVKPDYVKAIWNVVNWENVAERLAEAAK